A region from the Desulfitobacterium dehalogenans ATCC 51507 genome encodes:
- a CDS encoding YciI family protein — protein sequence MTYVYLMNNQKPINNDIINSHVEYLRKLNSQGKLVICGPFTDYPGGMVIILAEDFIEATNIANSDPFIASGCKSFELRTLEVANEENNYLL from the coding sequence ATGACATATGTTTATTTAATGAACAATCAGAAGCCGATAAATAATGATATAATCAATAGTCATGTAGAATATTTAAGAAAATTAAACTCACAAGGCAAGCTTGTGATCTGTGGCCCTTTTACGGATTATCCTGGAGGAATGGTTATTATTTTGGCAGAAGATTTTATTGAAGCAACAAACATTGCAAATTCTGACCCGTTTATTGCATCAGGGTGCAAATCTTTCGAACTCAGAACGCTTGAGGTGGCCAATGAAGAGAATAATTATTTGCTTTAA